A genome region from Eurosta solidaginis isolate ZX-2024a chromosome 2, ASM4086904v1, whole genome shotgun sequence includes the following:
- the LOC137241366 gene encoding uncharacterized protein, whose translation MKEKYFEELLQNLDSDNENDATDFALDELGDNATFTEGGMKYQLDSEVELEVYPIEGGHGGDSDVERSLEEEADDADDEVNEQQNEEQNEAFYVGKDGTKWSKSPLVFCEARFVGPSSGTKNLSEVDTFFRLMHATMQSIICRNTNRKSRAVYQKLESERASTSKCRQSPSHVFASIGRKVMYASDTETGNEAKNCSLFSNA comes from the exons atgaaagaaaaatacttTGAAGAGCTCCTTCAAAACTTGGACTCTGATAACGAGAATGATGCAACCGACTTTGCCTTAGATGAACTTGGAGACAATGCCACATTTACAGAGGGCGGTATGAAATACCAATTGGATTCTGAGGTTGAGTTAGAGGTATATCCAATTGAAGGTGGGCACGGCGGCGATTCGGATGTCGAGCGGAGCTTGGAGGAAGAAGCTGATGACGCAGATGATGAAGTCAATGAACAGCAAAACGAGGAACAAAATGAAGCATTTTACGTTGGCAAAGATGGCACAAAATGGAGCAAATCGCCCCTCGTTTTTTGTGAAGCTCGCTTCGTTGGTCCAAGCTCTGGTACAAAGAATTTAAGCGAAGTGGATACTTTCTTTCGGCTAATGCATGCGACCATGCAATCTATTATCTGTCGTAATACTAACAGAAAAAGCAGGGCTGTTTATCAGAAGCTGGAGAGTGAAAGAGCATCAACTAGTAAATGCAGACA GTCGCCGTCGCATGTTTTTGCAAGTATTGGGAGAAAAGTTATGTATGCCTCTGATACTGAAACGGGCAATGAAGCCAAGAATTGTAGCTTATTTTCCAACGCGTAG